The nucleotide window AGTTGCACATCACCGGTACTGCGGCAGAGTTCAGTCAAAGAAAGAGTACAGTACATCACCTTCGTGTAAAAATGTGTCACAGAAGACTCATCTGGCTCTATTAAAGTACAATGATTTGGTACATTAAAGACGCCATCAAGCatgtttcaaattatttttaaaaaagaaaccgaTTGCAGATAAAACAGAGATCGGTGAAGGAAAACTTCAGAAAGGGTTAAAAATTCCATTTGCATACAAGAGCAATGggaataaatgtgtttgctaAGCTAAAAGTATAATAGCGTTAAGAAAAGCGACGACCGTTTTGGATCAAGGTCCTTCGAGCCCCGTTTGGCCACAGCGTTCCTCGTGGGGGACCTTCCTCTGTATctctcagctcagctcagctcttcAGGTCTTCCACCACTTCTTCAGCGTCCTCCAAACTCATCCAGGGACCGCGGGACAGCTTTGGAAGCAATTGTTCGCAGGCGCTGAGTTTGCGAAGCAGCTGCTTGTGACTGAAGACGAGGGTGTCCCCCACCGGGAGGTGAAACGCCAGAGCCACGTTCTGCCACACATAATACTCTTCTCTGGGCATTTCTTCAATAGACACGACGTTGTAACGGTCATCTTCCGTCACAAAGAACTTGTAGGTGTCACTTATTGCCTGTGCGCGCCAGATAAAGTGATACCCTCTCAGAGCACATATACTATCACTGCTATCTTCAAGAAGTGGGTATTCATCGAATAAATAGACGTGAGGATGGTGGACCACAACAGAGTAGAGGATCTCCTGTCTGTAGACCACCGTCTCAAAGACCCTCAGAGTGGGCTTCCTGCCGTTACAGAACTGATCGCTGTACTCATGCAGCAGATCAGAGAGCTGGAAGGTGAACTTGAAATTCCCAAAGCGAGAGCCCTCCTGGAAGGCCACCGAGGTGGCCAACCGGTGCAGGAACGGCTCTTGATCGCTGGCCTGAGCAGGTGTCCTGTTGGGGAAACGCTCTTCCAGGAACCGGCGCTCTGCCCTGGCAATGTCTTGCCCACCAATAAAGAGGCTCCACCAGAGGAAATCGTAACCTTTTCCAGCTCTAGGATCTCCGTTGCATCGTACCTGGAACCCTCCGTTCTCAATAATTCCATCAAGACCTCTCCTGTCTGTAACGTGGGTCACTTTGGGAACATGGAACTCCACAGGTATTGACAGCAATGGTACATTTTTCctaatatatttgttttcaaaacacttgTATTTCAAGTCATCCAAGCTCACGTGTTCCTTCTCAAACACCGTCTCTTTGTACCCTCTGTTGTTCTTGCGCTTCATTCTCCTTCCTGAGAAGAAAGACCCAGAACTGAATTTGAAACTCCAACACAACAAACATGAGTCACTCTAAAGTATCGCATCAACAGCCAAGCAAATCCGTTTCTCCTTTTTAAGAGTTACgaaaaggagctggaactgaTGAACTTGTCGAAAATCCAACAGAAATACTTACAACAGCGGATACAATTTGGCTTttgaatatgaaacaaaatcCGCCGACCGGTTTCTCTCGATCTTCACCTCAAAGACCTAAGAGTTTGATTCAACAGGCGCTCTTATATTCACGTCCTTCTGCTTCTGATTCGCCGAAAATCACGCAACGCTTTTcttcccttccctccttccAGCTCATGTTTCAGCCAATGTTCATGACAGCATGTAAAAAGTTTCACTGCAGCGCCGtcacatttcctttcttttgcttttctttgctgtgtCTTTTCTTTATTAAACCAACGTTCGCATGGAGACCGTTCGGTCTGAGGAGTTCCACATATCCGTAGTTGAGTCCATGGGTGGCGGTGCAATTTCTGCTTTTCACCGAATTCCTAGTTGAGATGCTACAAACAACGATTCTTCAGCAGAGACTTTGTTTGAGCGACAGAAAGACACAATAATTCTGAAACTGAGAAGAGCATCAACGGAAGTCACATAGGAACCAAACAGCATCGATCAACATGAATCACAAGTGATCTTGTACCCCATTCACATGAGCTGTGGTCAAatcatattaaataaaatgtggcaTATTGACAATTTGGGCAacattcctgtttttgttttacgtGAAGCTGGCCATTACAGATATGCAGGTGTATCATGCGCACATCCTGTTGGTGCCCGTATGGCTTCCCTCATTTCCTAGAGCCCAAAACCAGACTCGTCAATCAAACCCTCACTGCACCCTCCcgagacaaaaataaacaaaaatatttcccaaAAAAACACGAATCATTCGCAATACTGTCGTCCTCGAGATATAAAAGTTTCATTTATGAAAACTTGCCCTGACAAAGAATGTTATTTACCTCCacttttctctttgtgtttaaaaaaatcccagtaATGTGAAgcacggcggggggggggcagtaggAAAAACCTTTTGAAAAATAAGCCATTTCATTCTTCTAAAGCTCCTTCATGCTCGTTGGCGGGACAGGGGCACCGCGGTACGCCATATGGCATTACCGTGTGCGTGTGGGCGCATCTTCGGTCAGTGTCTTTCCACTTAGAGTCGCATCTGTGCTGTTATTGTTCAAACTCTTTGGTGCATCATGACTTCACCAAATGAAAGAATTCTGAGAAAAGTGCGAAGCGGAAATGCACAGAAACAGCTCCGCTGGTATCGACGCCCAAGCGCCCCTGCGCgcgctcgcacgcacgcacaaagaCCCAAAGCGCACCCGCACGCACAGACACGCACGGACAAGCACAGACATGTACAAACACTACTGGCAATTTGGCTCAATCATCTTTGGGTGGAAACCCCCGCCGACGCGGGGGGACAAAACCCGCAGACCCCCCCCACAGACTAATTGGGGGTTGAACCCACATCGAAtcgcacagcccaggcactgtgagacaccacatgagtcttttcatttgcattgttttcatgcattacttttgtctttgctgttttgttttctgccatTAAAGACTGAATTAATGCATGAAAACTGAATATCACATCTATGTGTGCTGTGTCTGTGAATGTTTAAGGGCACGGTGTGTCGGAACGAGTTGAGCAAGCTCAGGTAGACAGACgtaattattcatattaatttattattattattattattattattgagatGATGAAGCCATACAGTAATACAAAGTAATTAATGTAGATAAACAGCCTCTATTATTTTCTAGTAAGATAACTAATGTTGGCtgttgaagtaactgtgtccattttcatGGGATTAGGTGATATTTTCTTATGAATGGGTCTCAGCGTTGGAAATTACGACTTTGAGTTATGGAACTCGTGAAAGGGTTTTTCTGGATCGgttacctttgtaaggtggggaAAACTGCACCTTTAAAGAAAACCATTTTTCGCATCAAATATGTCCATCACCGGCGTAAAGCTTTTCATCGAAGCATCTAAAGACACGtctaaatattgcaaaaaagaaacatccGTTTTTCCCATATATAGATCAGGATGAGAGGTTCAGCgtatttttattacatgtaaTCATGGACAGACACATTGACATGTTAGTTGCACATCACCGGTACTGCGGCAGAGTTCAGTCAAAGAAAGAGTACAGTACATCACCTTCGTGTAAAAATGTGTCACAGAAGACTCATCTGGCTCTATTAAAGTACAATGATTTGGTACATTAAAGACGCCATCAAGCatgtttcaaattatttttaaaaagaaaccgATTGCAGATAAAACAGAGATCGGTGAAGGAAAACTTCAGAAAGGGTTAAAAATTCCATTTGCATACAAGAGCAATGggaataaatgtgtttgctaAGCTAAAAGTATAATAGCGTTAAGAAAAGCGACGACCGTTTTGGATCAAGGTCCTTCGAGCCCCGTTTGGCCACAGCGTTCCTCGTGGGGGACCTTCCTCTGTATctctcagctcagctcagctcttcAGGTCTTCCACCACTTCTTCAGCATCCTCCAAACTCATCCAGGGACCGCGGGACAGCTTTGGAAGCAATTGTTCGCAGGCGCTGAGTTTGCGAAGCAGCTGTTTGTGACTGAAGACGAGGGTGTCCCCCACCGGGAGGTGAAACGCCAGAGCCACGTTCTGCCACACATAATGCTCTTCTCTGGGCATTTCTTCAATAGACACGACGTTGTAACGGTCATCTTCCGTCACAAAGAACTTGTAGGTGTCACTTATTGCCCGTGCACGCCAGATAAAGTGATACCCTCTCAGAGCACATATACTATCACTGCTATCTTCAAGAAGTGggtatttattgaataaatagaCGTGAGGATCGTGGACCACAACAGAGTAGAGGATCTCCCTCCGATAGACCACCGTCTCGAAAACCCTCAGAGTGGGCTCCCTGCCGTTACAGAACTGATCGCTGTACTCATGCAGCAGATCAGAGAGCTGGAAGGTGAACTTGAAATTCCCAAAGCGAGAGCCCTCCTGGAAGGCCACCGAGGTGGCCAACCGGTGCAGGAACGGCTCTTGATCGCTGGCCTGAGCAGGTGTCCTGTTGGGGAAACGCTCCTTCAGGAACCGGCGCTCCGCCTCGGCAATTTCTTGCCCACCAATAAAGAGGCTCCACCAGAGGAAATCGTAACCTTTTCCAGCTCTAGGATCTCCGTTGCATCGTACCTGGAACCCTCCGTTCTCAATAATTCCATCAAGACCTGTCCTGTTTGTAACGTGGGTCACTTTGGGAACATGGAACTCCACAGGTATTGACAGCAATGGTACATTTTTCctaatatatttgttttcaaaacacttgTATTTCAAGTCATCCAAGCTCACGTGTTCCTTCTCAAACACCGTCTctttgcaccctctgttgttcTTGC belongs to Scleropages formosus chromosome 18, fSclFor1.1, whole genome shotgun sequence and includes:
- the LOC114909128 gene encoding uncharacterized protein LOC114909128; its protein translation is MERKNNRGCKETVFEKEHVSLDDLKYKCFENKYIRKNVPLLSIPVEFHVPKVTHVTNRTGLDGIIENGGFQVRCNGDPRAGKGYDFLWWSLFIGGQEIAEAERRFLKERFPNRTPAQASDQEPFLHRLATSVAFQEGSRFGNFKFTFQLSDLLHEYSDQFCNGREPTLRVFETVVYRREILYSVVVHDPHVYLFNKYPLLEDSSDSICALRGYHFIWRARAISDTYKFFVTEDDRYNVVSIEEMPREEHYVWQNVALAFHLPVGDTLVFSHKQLLRKLSACEQLLPKLSRGPWMSLEDAEEVVEDLKS
- the LOC114909127 gene encoding uncharacterized protein LOC114909127; this translates as MKRKNNRGYKETVFEKEHVSLDDLKYKCFENKYIRKNVPLLSIPVEFHVPKVTHVTDRRGLDGIIENGGFQVRCNGDPRAGKGYDFLWWSLFIGGQDIARAERRFLEERFPNRTPAQASDQEPFLHRLATSVAFQEGSRFGNFKFTFQLSDLLHEYSDQFCNGRKPTLRVFETVVYRQEILYSVVVHHPHVYLFDEYPLLEDSSDSICALRGYHFIWRAQAISDTYKFFVTEDDRYNVVSIEEMPREEYYVWQNVALAFHLPVGDTLVFSHKQLLRKLSACEQLLPKLSRGPWMSLEDAEEVVEDLKS